Below is a genomic region from Leishmania infantum JPCM5 genome chromosome 23.
TACTTCTCCGCCGTGCTCGTTTCCATGTTGAACGCAATATCGAGCTCGTAGGCAGTGCAGTTCGCGAGGATCTGTGCATCGTTGTTATTCTCTACGAGGAGGGTAGGCACAATCATCATCTCAGGAGTACGCAGGCCGACCAGCTCACGCGCCGGCAGCATTCGAAGCTGTCCTGTTGCCTCATTATAGCTTAGCtcccgcggcagcgtcaggcagccgctccagccATACTGCTTTGTCGGCATGGGGCTTTCCCACATGTTGCACCACGCCATCAACATTCTCCTCTGGccatcggcggcgaggaAAGTCTGTGCTGCGTAGAAGTCATGGCCGCGATCAAGCTCACGGAACTCCCGCTGCACCCTCCACGGGCCGCCAGGCGTCCACTGCCCGACGGTATACCCGTTCTGGAACCGATTGCGGTAGTTGTACTCGCTGGCCTTTTTCCCTTGAGGGCAGAAAAGAAGCAGCTTCATATCCTCGCGGCTGCCGATCGTAAAGTAATCGGGGCACTCCCACATGAACACGTTCTTGTCCTCCGTCATCCCCAGCACCTGCCAGTTCGTGTCGTCCCACTTAAGCAGGTCTTCTGtggcgaagagcagcagctggccaAGGTCCTTCGTCACGTCACGGGCACCACACACCATCCACCACCGCCCGTCCTGCTGCCACACCTTCGGGTCACGGAAGTGCACGTACCCCGGTGGCGggcgcacgacggcgccgagctTCTCGAAGTtcacgccgtcgctgctgacggcgacgcactgctgctcaAAGATAGCGTCCGGGTTGCttggcgtcgccgcctcaAGCACGAAGTGGCCCGTATAGAAGACGTACATCCTGTCTTCGtgcacgacggcggtgccagAGAAGCAGCCGTCGCGATCACACGCGTCTCCTggtgccagcgccgccttttCGTGCTGCCAGTGCACAAGATCCTCGCTCGTCAAGTGGCCCCA
It encodes:
- a CDS encoding beta-fructosidase-like protein, with product MSSQAQQRAPAYAPRGTHAERLAAADREAAARWDSSTNCTWYPDYHLAPHTGWMNDPTGLVHFRDHYHVFYQYHPYSAEWGPMHWGHLTSEDLVHWQHEKAALAPGDACDRDGCFSGTAVVHEDRMYVFYTGHFVLEAATPSNPDAIFEQQCVAVSSDGVNFEKLGAVVRPPPGYVHFRDPKVWQQDGRWWMVCGARDVTKDLGQLLLFATEDLLKWDDTNWQVLGMTEDKNVFMWECPDYFTIGSREDMKLLLFCPQGKKASEYNYRNRFQNGYTVGQWTPGGPWRVQREFRELDRGHDFYAAQTFLAADGQRRMLMAWCNMWESPMPTKQYGWSGCLTLPRELSYNEATGQLRMLPARELVGLRTPEMMIVPTLLVENNNDAQILANCTAYELDIAFNMETSTAEKYGLWLGSGAELYVDAQSKRLVLNRHYPQHMLSGYRSCEMPTGLLLQLHVFIDRSSIEVFVNNGEATFSSRVFPDEGDRALRVFSVNGTADMVGGTMWKLKATVRH